The Arachis ipaensis cultivar K30076 chromosome B03, Araip1.1, whole genome shotgun sequence region TCAGTCGTCCGTTTAGCTCTATGGTTTTACTGAAAATACACGATTAAAATCAGTTAATTCTAGAGCACAGCCACATACCAACGAAAGCCAACAtagcaaaaaaaaattttggatgTCGACGACATATAGACATCCTTAGGTATATGTAGTTTAACAAAATAAACTCTGTAATTCAAATAGTGGTTCTATACCAACATGAAATGCAGACAATATTCGGTGTCTGGCTACCGCCTACCGGAGAATGTGAAAAGTTCGACTAACATACCGTTGCAACGCACGACAGTGACGACTATAGGCCCCCTTTGCTCAATCGGCGAGAGACATGACTGGCCCGGACGTGTTAGTCCCAGCGAAGTCACTGTCAACAAACCCAGCCTGCGTGTCACTGTCGGAGCATCGGAACGAAGGAATCTCCGCAGTCGCATACAGATCCCCCGATAGGTTATCATAGAGCTGACACCAATGTAAAAACCAAATTATTAGAACCATTTAACAGGGCATAAATGTTAACTAGATCATCTATAAAACGACTAACCCACCATGTCAGTGTCCATCGAATCCATTTCATCTGCAACTGCGCTAGATGACTCCATTGTGCGGCGGTCCGGACACGTCGTCCTATTATGTCCCACCTCGCGGCACAAACGACATCGCTTGGTTTTCTTTCCACCGTCATCACCGTTACCCTTTGTATTGCGCTTGGGTGGATTCCGTGCCGGGGCTCTGCCACCCGCAGTGGGTGGCCCCTCGGGTGAAAAACTGGTGTCTGCTGCATGTTCGTTCTCGAAGTGCTTCAGCATCAGCATCAGCATGCAATGTCTCTTGCAAACTGGAACTTTTCAGTGTTTTTTCCAAATCACGCCCATCGACTGCACCACCATAAGTTTTACATCCTTGGTCCATCTCGGCAATATCAGAGAACTTGGGATCTCATGAACATTGTTAAGAACAAGCACCGCAATTATATGTTCGCAGGGGACCCCGAAACATTCCATTCTCATGCACGTGCATCGGACTTCGCTCATATCAGACGTTGCAACAACACGCCAATCCTTCCCTGGAGTGCCGTATCGAGAGACGGTGTGGATAAAATACGAACCGTTGTCTTCAGAATCAACCACCCTCATTGCACAGGCCCTGTCAAGAATGTGAACAAACAAATAGAATATTGTCCGAGTGTAGTTCTCGGCTGCACCCCGCTCCAACTGTTTCAGGTTGGTGGTCATAATAGGGTCACCATTTGCACACTCGAAATCAGCCTCTATTTTCTTTGCACGCACGAACATCAAGCATCGATGGAAATGACATAAAAAATCAGTGTAACTGTATCGAGACTTAACATACCGTGATATCACAGCGTGTAAGCCCTCGCACCTTGAGGTTGTGCGAAATCCGGCAAAGAACTTTCCTCGTATGTGTGCTGTGGCCCAACTGTACCTTCTCTCGTACATGTCTTGTACCCATATTTTATCGGCGACGCCAAATTTCTCAACCATCTCAAACCACTTTCTCTGGAATGTTCCGACCTCGTAGTCGCCAAGCATGCAATCCCTAAACATCCTGGTGAATTTAGGCTTTCCGATGTTGCTCGTGGCGTTTCGGAGTAGATGCCAAGCACATAGTCGATGGTGAGCCTCTAGAAAAACTTGCTCGATCGCAGACTTCATTTGCCTGTCACCGTCGGTTATTATGGATGCGGGAGCCTTCCCTTTCATTGAGGTTTGCAACTGTTGAAGCAGCCAGACATAGGTCTTTTCTTTCTCGTCTGCCACTAGTGCAGCGGCAAAGACAACTGTTTGGTTGTGGTGATTCACATCGGAGAACACTACAAGAGGTGAAAGGTAAACATTTTTCTTGTACGTTGCATCAAATGCGACCACGTCTCCAAATACCTGGTAATCAATTTGGTTGGTGCCATCACACCAAAACAAATGTTGTAACACGCCCTCACCGTCAACAACTTCCTTATAGTAAAGTGCTGGATCATTTGACTTGCACTCTCAGAGATACCTTAAGCACGATTTCGCATCTAGGCCACCCTCCCTTCGTTGCTTCACATTTACATTGTGCATGTCCCTTGTTGTGTACGGGACATTATGATACCCGCCGGCTAGGCTCGCCATAAAACCATGGATTCGCGAGACGCCAATGCTTCCTTTACGCATGTCGTTCATCTGCTCGATGTCCGCTTCGCTCATCCTTCGATGGCCTGGGAGCATGGAAGAAAATCGCAACTCAAGAACGTGGTGGTTATGCGCGTCTGAAAAGTACGCAACGCACCAACGTCCTGATTCATCGTCCATGCAAAGTAGCATCCTTGCAGGGCATCCACACCGTGTCTCGGCCCTCGGCCTCTTCTGCTGGTTAGGCATCGAGTAGAACTTCGGGGATCGGTACCCTTGTCGGTGGCACACGAACTCCTGCCGTATCCTTAATTCACCACGTTTTTCACTTCTGAAACGTCTCGCGCCGAAGCCATGGTGCTTTGCATATTGCTGGTA contains the following coding sequences:
- the LOC107632754 gene encoding protein FAR1-RELATED SEQUENCE 5-like, which encodes MSDNYSDDDLYTVDSGESIGWIDFLNLSEEEVLRFNFTDVYIAFEFYQQYAKHHGFGARRFRSEKRGELRIRQEFVCHRQGYRSPKFYSMPNQQKRPRAETRCGCPARMLLCMDDESGRWCVAYFSDAHNHHVLELRFSSMLPGHRRMSEADIEQMNDMRKGSIGVSRIHGFMASLAGGYHNVPYTTRDMHNVFGDVVAFDATYKKNVYLSPLVVFSDVNHHNQTVVFAAALVADEKEKTYVWLLQQLQTSMKGKAPASIITDGDRQMKSAIEQVFLEAHHRLCAWHLLRNATSNIGKPKFTRMFRDCMLGDYEVGTFQRKWFEMVEKFGVADKIWVQDMYERRYSWATAHIRGKFFAGFRTTSRCEGLHAVISRYVKSRYSYTDFLCHFHRCLMFVRAKKIEADFECANGDPIMTTNLKQLERGAAENYTRTIFYLFVHILDRACAMRVVDSEDNGSYFIHTVSRYGTPGKDWRVVATSDMSEVRCTCMRMECFGVPCEHIIAVLVLNNVHEIPSSLILPRWTKDHFENEHAADTSFSPEGPPTAGGRAPARNPPKRNTKGNGDDGGKKTKRCRLCREVGHNRTTCPDRRTMESSSAVADEMDSMDTDMLYDNLSGDLYATAEIPSFRCSDSDTQAGFVDSDFAGTNTSGPVMSLAD